A single window of Shewanella sp. Choline-02u-19 DNA harbors:
- a CDS encoding phosphate ABC transporter substrate-binding protein, translating into MMFKTYSVRLMAIVTLLISSPLIADELSSFDEMSGQLNIAGGTAHIPVMKKAAREIMGYNPDIRITIAGGGSGVGVQQVANGLVDIGNAGRALKNKEMNLGLNSFPFAIDGVAVIIHPDNSVDNLSQQQIIAIYKGEITNWLEVGGQDRQIHLFSRDEASGTRSVFTKKLLKGAPLAGNANIVPSNGAMKTAVSQDIGAIGYSSVGYIDAMVKAPTYNHIKPSQKACASGEYPVVRRLYMNTKGAPNALTQAFIDYIYSQQGAKYIQASGYIALDVKP; encoded by the coding sequence ATGATGTTTAAAACCTACTCTGTTCGCTTAATGGCGATTGTTACCTTGCTCATATCGAGCCCACTTATTGCCGATGAACTCTCTTCCTTTGATGAAATGAGTGGCCAGCTGAATATTGCTGGTGGTACAGCCCATATCCCGGTGATGAAAAAGGCTGCACGTGAGATCATGGGCTATAACCCTGATATTCGTATCACCATCGCTGGTGGCGGATCGGGTGTTGGCGTACAACAAGTTGCGAACGGGCTGGTGGATATCGGTAATGCTGGGCGTGCATTAAAAAATAAGGAGATGAATCTAGGACTGAATTCATTTCCCTTCGCTATTGATGGTGTCGCCGTTATCATTCATCCGGATAACTCGGTCGATAATCTTAGCCAGCAGCAGATCATCGCAATTTATAAGGGAGAAATTACCAACTGGCTGGAGGTCGGTGGACAAGACCGACAGATACATCTGTTTAGCCGCGATGAAGCGAGTGGTACCCGTTCAGTGTTCACTAAGAAGCTGTTAAAAGGCGCACCACTTGCAGGTAATGCTAATATAGTGCCATCAAATGGCGCGATGAAAACTGCAGTATCACAAGACATCGGTGCTATCGGTTACAGTAGCGTGGGCTATATCGATGCGATGGTAAAAGCGCCTACTTATAATCATATTAAGCCGAGTCAAAAGGCTTGTGCTTCAGGGGAATACCCTGTGGTGCGTCGTTTATATATGAATACCAAAGGAGCACCTAACGCTTTGACTCAGGCGTTCATCGATTACATCTATAGTCAGCAAGGTGCAAAGTATATTCAGGCATCGGGTTATATAGCGCTTGATGTAAAGCCATAA
- a CDS encoding Arm DNA-binding domain-containing protein yields MALSDSKLRNIKAPYHGPIEIADRDGVSVRITNNAVITFYYRFRWQAKQQRIKIGRYPDLKLAGARATALEYRQLLVDNLDPRCHGVNRGAARLLGDICNDFMKAYAYPQLSPTTVVLYESFISKYITPNFNIDVERYRYTEWIKLLDGVREETTAAF; encoded by the coding sequence ATGGCATTATCTGATAGTAAATTAAGGAATATAAAAGCACCTTACCACGGCCCCATTGAGATTGCTGATCGTGATGGTGTCAGTGTACGAATTACCAATAATGCTGTCATTACCTTTTATTATCGCTTTCGTTGGCAAGCTAAGCAACAGCGGATCAAGATTGGTCGCTATCCGGATCTCAAACTTGCCGGGGCTCGTGCAACCGCGCTGGAGTATAGACAGCTGTTAGTTGATAATTTGGACCCTCGTTGCCACGGCGTTAATAGAGGTGCTGCGCGGCTGCTTGGGGATATCTGCAACGACTTTATGAAAGCATACGCTTACCCGCAGTTATCGCCGACGACAGTTGTTTTGTATGAAAGCTTTATCTCTAAGTACATAACGCCTAATTTCAATATCGATGTTGAACGGTACCGTTATACGGAATGGATTAAGTTGCTCGATGGTGTAAGAGAAGAAACGACAGCTGCATTTTAA
- a CDS encoding VOC family protein: MIIDHIGFSVSDFIVSNEFYCKTLAPLGIERIVEVEGASGFGMNGKPEFWLGKGNLSPSPMHVAFVAGSRKEVEQFYEAALACGGKDNGAPGIRERYHPNYYGAFVIDPDGHNIEAVCHQPE, encoded by the coding sequence ATGATAATTGATCATATTGGATTTTCAGTATCAGACTTTATTGTGAGCAATGAATTTTATTGCAAGACTTTGGCTCCTTTGGGAATTGAAAGAATTGTTGAAGTCGAGGGAGCAAGTGGCTTTGGAATGAATGGAAAGCCAGAATTTTGGCTTGGAAAAGGTAATCTGTCACCGTCACCTATGCACGTTGCCTTTGTTGCTGGCAGCCGAAAAGAGGTAGAGCAATTTTATGAGGCTGCTTTGGCTTGTGGTGGGAAGGATAATGGTGCACCAGGAATAAGGGAACGTTATCATCCAAATTATTACGGAGCTTTTGTTATAGATCCTGATGGACATAATATTGAAGCAGTGTGTCATCAACCGGAGTAA
- a CDS encoding tape measure protein: MSFKDQVVNLIIKGKDLFSSEAKKSEKALADLARQSETLNDRLHELEDLQGSIGAVDKLTGSIIKGKAAYTDNSVALDKLVKEQKQAIAAIKQLDNAHKEASAQTDQTEQEYKQAKVQLAQYEQQLISAKANVDKLTSEQKKGSQASKEQAAALSKASADLKQLEQAQASTEQSAKALSIALDSQRRELLEIGVASDEAGRKKAEYTLKVKNARSELNKLATSLGKSKTELEQQTTKLTKAGYSMDKLADASKDLKQQQAAAQTAISSVNKQLSRHDKLLTQSKKSANDFSGSIKSATGSLFAMAGAYIGVDRLWESLKGILTAGDNAQAFSVQMTAMMGSIASGEQAVAWIKDFANNTGTKLESVQNAFSALKTFGIDPMNGSLQSMVDYNARLGGSQEKLEGIILAVGQAWAKQKLQGEEILQLVERGVPVWDLLEKVTGKNVTQLQKLSASGQLGRETIKALFDEMGKQANGQASKSLDRLAGQINLISNKFEEFKRIIADSGVYQVAVDFLQDLNAQFDQLNQDGKIKAAAEDISQFFSSMIRDSGSSIKAVLENITAFTTALNTISGGIRLFWNGLSAGVSTLAASVTLQLAKMMEGFAKLYEFIGADQLAASARDAAAALNAIGDAYVAQVEQDGKDVRAAWLQITGEVERAATKAYNTISTTAKKSSDDQVKAGDKVAESQDKQIEKIKKLELVMAKAGITTVKTLNEQAVAAKKTYEKIKQGAKDGAASTYELNQAFLKYAAAAVEAAAASDTQVDASIRQQAAALGLSGDLEKIIDSYKRLKNVQNDLGKDSQDVQEQVDKSATGIGTSIENTAGWITKSAEQAGVGLQSVAAHFTALATEIQSSVAKLSDNAVAYFDSIVNKTTLLIDNSSELDKVTNEYDRLNGVIGDLNIAIAGTIDFVGLRTWALETERAGKIAERAYYGQKIELLKLTEALDGAKDGQADLIDKAERSAKSLELLNDQDLSKLTGAIDRAKSRLDSMRQSADDTLSSLRDELDGLQGDELSIQQREYERKLKSIREQLKAAQTSGDKDLLARLQESERLLKSIHDLRVKDIKAETAKSVADKEKSNTPQIPTESKLPKTPPKPVKTIEPSQLDFSQIKPAVSSDVVTFRMQVGPMVIDAVTQRGLLAQLMNEIERQQRLGA, from the coding sequence ATGAGTTTTAAAGATCAAGTCGTCAACCTGATCATCAAGGGTAAAGACCTTTTTTCGTCTGAGGCGAAAAAGTCAGAAAAGGCGTTAGCCGATTTAGCCAGGCAGAGTGAAACTTTAAATGACCGCTTGCATGAGCTTGAAGATCTGCAAGGCTCAATTGGCGCAGTCGATAAGCTAACCGGCTCTATAATCAAAGGCAAGGCTGCTTACACAGATAATAGTGTGGCGCTCGATAAGCTCGTCAAAGAGCAAAAACAAGCGATAGCTGCAATTAAACAGCTTGATAATGCCCATAAAGAAGCATCAGCCCAAACGGATCAAACCGAACAAGAATACAAGCAAGCGAAAGTACAGCTCGCGCAATATGAGCAGCAATTGATATCGGCTAAAGCCAATGTTGACAAGCTGACGTCAGAGCAGAAAAAAGGCAGTCAGGCGAGTAAAGAACAAGCTGCCGCATTAAGCAAAGCCAGCGCTGATTTAAAACAACTAGAACAGGCACAAGCATCAACAGAGCAAAGCGCTAAAGCATTGTCAATCGCGCTTGATAGTCAGCGCCGTGAGTTATTAGAAATCGGGGTTGCCTCCGACGAAGCCGGTCGCAAAAAAGCGGAATACACCTTAAAAGTAAAAAATGCCCGTAGTGAGTTAAATAAGCTCGCGACAAGCCTTGGTAAAAGCAAAACCGAACTCGAGCAGCAAACTACTAAGCTCACCAAAGCCGGTTACTCGATGGATAAGCTGGCCGACGCCAGTAAAGACTTAAAGCAGCAACAAGCAGCAGCCCAAACAGCCATATCAAGCGTAAATAAACAACTCTCACGCCATGACAAATTATTAACTCAATCGAAAAAATCAGCCAATGACTTTAGTGGCAGCATTAAATCAGCCACTGGTTCATTGTTTGCTATGGCTGGGGCTTATATTGGTGTTGATCGCCTATGGGAAAGCCTTAAAGGTATTTTGACTGCAGGTGATAACGCCCAAGCATTTAGCGTTCAAATGACCGCTATGATGGGTTCGATTGCCAGTGGTGAGCAAGCAGTGGCTTGGATTAAAGACTTTGCTAATAATACCGGGACCAAGCTGGAAAGTGTACAAAATGCTTTTTCAGCGTTAAAGACGTTTGGCATTGATCCAATGAACGGCTCACTGCAATCGATGGTTGATTACAATGCGCGGTTAGGCGGCAGCCAAGAAAAACTTGAGGGGATCATTCTTGCTGTAGGTCAAGCCTGGGCTAAGCAAAAATTGCAGGGTGAAGAAATACTGCAGTTGGTTGAACGTGGCGTTCCTGTATGGGATTTACTTGAAAAAGTCACCGGTAAAAACGTTACACAACTTCAAAAATTGAGTGCAAGTGGTCAGCTTGGCCGAGAGACAATAAAAGCGCTGTTTGATGAAATGGGCAAACAGGCCAATGGCCAAGCGTCGAAAAGCCTCGATAGGCTAGCGGGGCAAATTAATCTTATCTCAAATAAGTTTGAAGAATTTAAGCGGATCATTGCTGACTCTGGTGTGTACCAGGTAGCGGTTGATTTTCTCCAAGACTTAAATGCTCAGTTTGATCAGCTCAATCAAGACGGCAAGATAAAAGCCGCAGCAGAAGATATAAGCCAATTCTTTTCATCGATGATCCGCGACTCGGGCTCAAGCATAAAGGCGGTACTTGAGAATATCACTGCGTTTACCACAGCACTTAATACTATTTCAGGTGGCATTCGACTGTTCTGGAACGGTTTAAGCGCTGGGGTTTCTACTTTGGCCGCTTCTGTGACGTTACAGCTCGCTAAGATGATGGAGGGTTTTGCCAAGCTTTATGAGTTTATTGGTGCCGATCAATTGGCTGCGAGTGCACGAGACGCAGCTGCAGCACTCAATGCGATTGGTGATGCTTATGTTGCCCAAGTTGAGCAAGACGGCAAGGATGTTCGCGCCGCATGGCTGCAAATCACTGGTGAAGTTGAACGGGCTGCGACCAAGGCTTATAACACTATTTCGACCACGGCAAAAAAGTCATCAGATGATCAGGTAAAGGCCGGTGATAAGGTTGCTGAATCGCAAGACAAGCAGATCGAGAAGATCAAAAAACTTGAGCTTGTGATGGCGAAAGCGGGGATCACCACCGTTAAAACATTAAATGAGCAAGCCGTCGCGGCCAAGAAAACCTATGAAAAAATTAAGCAAGGCGCCAAAGACGGGGCAGCCTCAACTTACGAATTAAACCAGGCTTTTTTAAAGTATGCAGCTGCAGCAGTTGAAGCCGCAGCTGCGAGTGATACCCAAGTCGATGCTAGCATTCGCCAGCAAGCCGCTGCGCTGGGTTTAAGTGGTGATCTTGAAAAAATAATTGATAGCTATAAACGGCTTAAAAATGTGCAGAATGACTTAGGGAAAGATAGTCAGGATGTGCAGGAGCAAGTGGATAAAAGTGCAACAGGTATTGGGACTAGCATTGAAAATACGGCGGGGTGGATCACTAAAAGTGCCGAGCAAGCTGGGGTAGGTTTACAAAGTGTCGCCGCACATTTCACGGCCTTAGCGACAGAAATCCAAAGCAGTGTCGCTAAGCTGAGTGATAATGCGGTTGCTTACTTCGACAGTATTGTGAACAAAACCACATTGCTCATTGATAACTCGTCTGAGCTCGATAAAGTCACCAATGAGTATGACCGTTTGAATGGGGTTATTGGAGACCTTAATATCGCTATCGCTGGCACGATTGATTTTGTCGGTCTACGAACATGGGCACTTGAAACAGAGCGCGCAGGTAAAATTGCTGAGAGGGCTTATTACGGCCAAAAAATTGAACTGCTAAAACTGACCGAAGCACTTGATGGTGCTAAAGATGGTCAAGCTGATCTGATTGATAAAGCCGAGCGCTCAGCCAAAAGCCTCGAGCTTTTGAATGACCAAGATTTATCTAAATTAACAGGAGCTATTGACCGCGCAAAGTCCCGCTTAGATTCGATGCGCCAAAGTGCTGATGACACTCTGTCGTCATTGCGCGACGAGCTTGATGGCTTGCAAGGCGATGAACTATCAATTCAGCAGCGCGAATATGAGCGCAAACTCAAGAGTATTAGAGAGCAGTTAAAAGCCGCACAAACTAGCGGTGATAAAGATTTGTTAGCCCGGTTGCAGGAGTCTGAACGCTTGCTTAAAAGTATTCATGATCTGCGTGTTAAAGATATTAAAGCTGAAACGGCTAAATCAGTCGCGGATAAAGAAAAAAGCAATACACCGCAGATCCCTACAGAAAGCAAACTGCCAAAAACTCCCCCGAAGCCAGTCAAAACTATCGAACCGTCACAATTGGACTTTTCCCAAATTAAGCCGGCAGTGAGTAGTGATGTGGTGACGTTTAGAATGCAAGTCGGGCCGATGGTCATCGATGCGGTAACACAAAGAGGGCTGCTTGCTCAGCTTATGAATGAAATAGAACGTCAGCAGCGGCTTGGTGCATAG
- a CDS encoding DUF2190 family protein, producing the protein MKNQICDGNTIDHTPTTDIVSGATELIGKLVGIALGNVAKDTEGTFVTTGVFELPKVSADAIGKGGQVYLKADNTITTTASGNTAAGKAWADAENPSDSVWVKINA; encoded by the coding sequence ATGAAAAATCAAATTTGTGATGGCAATACCATCGACCATACCCCAACGACAGATATCGTCTCGGGTGCAACTGAGTTGATTGGCAAACTGGTCGGAATTGCTTTAGGTAATGTAGCGAAAGATACCGAAGGAACCTTTGTCACTACAGGAGTGTTTGAGTTGCCTAAAGTATCGGCTGATGCGATTGGCAAAGGTGGCCAGGTTTATCTTAAGGCTGATAATACGATTACCACCACAGCATCGGGTAACACGGCGGCAGGTAAAGCATGGGCCGATGCCGAAAATCCATCAGATTCAGTATGGGTAAAAATAAATGCTTAA
- a CDS encoding ClpP-like prohead protease/major capsid protein fusion protein codes for MLSAPQGSATISNDSAPDKSWYQIKAQNGNAELIIYDEIGGWGITAKQFARDLQSLGKVSSITARIHSPGGDVFEGMAIYNIIKGHPAQKVCYIDGLAASMASVIAMAFDEVVMPENAMMMVHKPWGGTLGDADDMRKYADLLDKVEGNLVGAYAQKTGLSDDELHSLLASETWLTGREALEKGFADTVTDPLQMAASLNSKRLKDFTNMPEALKNLFAPQGNTPGAQSPAATVPASASAALNPPSQAEIQAAAIAMNKERIDGINAAFAAFPQITELKNSCIADANIDAAKAKDMILAKLGETTSPAAAQPQSVIIHAGNGNLVGDSISAHLMARAGHEKVEKDNGYSSYNLKELARASLIDRGIGIAGLNQMQMVGLAFTHSSSDFGNILLDVANKSVMQGWDLAQETFERFTKKGQLGDFKVSKRVGLEEFGSLRKVREGAEYKYITLGDKGADIALATYGEIFSITRQCIINDDMDMLTSIPMKMGTAAKGTIGDLVFAILTGNPQMADGKALFHADHGNLGAGAPTVEALGVLAELMESQTTGGKNPRALNIVPDFVLCPPNLKRTLTQIIKSSSVKGADVNAGIANPMQDFAEVISEARLKAASDKAYYLAAGQGRDTIEVAYLDGIDTPYIEQQDGFSIDGVATKVRIDAGVAPLDHRGLVKSTGV; via the coding sequence ATGCTGAGCGCACCGCAAGGGAGCGCAACGATCAGCAATGATTCAGCCCCAGATAAAAGCTGGTATCAAATTAAGGCGCAAAACGGCAATGCCGAGTTGATTATTTATGACGAGATTGGCGGCTGGGGGATCACTGCAAAGCAGTTTGCTCGTGACCTGCAATCGCTCGGTAAAGTGTCATCCATTACCGCTCGCATTCATAGCCCTGGTGGTGATGTGTTTGAGGGGATGGCTATTTACAACATCATCAAAGGCCATCCCGCACAAAAGGTCTGCTATATCGATGGGCTTGCCGCTTCAATGGCTTCAGTCATTGCTATGGCATTTGACGAAGTGGTGATGCCGGAAAACGCCATGATGATGGTACATAAACCTTGGGGCGGTACCTTAGGCGACGCTGATGATATGCGTAAATATGCCGATCTTCTCGACAAAGTTGAAGGTAACTTAGTCGGTGCTTATGCACAGAAAACAGGGCTCAGTGATGATGAGCTACATAGTTTATTAGCCAGTGAAACCTGGCTAACAGGGCGCGAAGCACTGGAAAAAGGCTTTGCCGACACAGTAACCGATCCGCTGCAGATGGCAGCGTCACTAAACTCTAAACGACTTAAGGACTTTACCAATATGCCTGAAGCTCTAAAAAACCTGTTTGCACCACAGGGTAATACTCCTGGTGCTCAAAGCCCTGCAGCAACAGTGCCTGCATCTGCTTCTGCTGCCTTAAATCCACCTTCTCAGGCCGAAATTCAAGCGGCCGCGATTGCGATGAACAAAGAGCGTATCGATGGTATTAATGCAGCGTTCGCTGCATTCCCGCAAATAACAGAACTTAAAAATAGTTGTATTGCTGATGCCAACATTGATGCTGCCAAAGCTAAAGATATGATCTTGGCCAAGCTTGGTGAAACAACTAGCCCAGCTGCGGCGCAGCCACAAAGCGTGATCATTCATGCAGGCAACGGAAATTTAGTGGGTGATTCGATTAGCGCCCACCTAATGGCAAGAGCCGGTCACGAAAAGGTGGAAAAAGATAATGGTTATTCTAGCTATAACCTCAAAGAGTTGGCGCGTGCGTCTTTGATTGACCGTGGTATTGGTATTGCTGGGTTAAATCAGATGCAGATGGTGGGTCTTGCGTTTACTCATAGTTCATCTGATTTTGGCAATATTTTGCTCGACGTGGCCAATAAATCAGTGATGCAAGGCTGGGATCTGGCGCAAGAAACCTTTGAGCGTTTCACTAAAAAAGGCCAGCTTGGTGACTTTAAAGTCTCCAAACGCGTGGGGTTAGAAGAGTTTGGAAGTTTGCGCAAAGTGCGTGAAGGTGCTGAATATAAGTACATCACTCTAGGGGATAAAGGGGCTGATATTGCGCTGGCCACTTATGGTGAAATTTTCTCTATCACTCGTCAGTGCATCATCAATGATGACATGGATATGCTCACTTCAATTCCTATGAAAATGGGAACGGCAGCTAAAGGCACTATTGGCGATCTGGTGTTTGCTATTTTGACGGGGAACCCCCAAATGGCTGACGGTAAAGCGCTGTTCCATGCTGACCACGGCAATCTAGGGGCTGGAGCGCCAACAGTTGAAGCCCTTGGGGTATTAGCTGAGTTAATGGAGAGCCAAACAACAGGTGGTAAGAACCCGCGTGCGCTTAACATTGTGCCTGATTTTGTGCTGTGTCCGCCTAACCTTAAGCGCACCTTGACCCAGATCATCAAGTCTAGCTCCGTTAAAGGTGCCGACGTGAATGCGGGCATTGCTAACCCAATGCAAGACTTTGCCGAAGTTATCTCCGAGGCACGTTTAAAAGCCGCCAGTGACAAAGCCTATTACCTCGCAGCGGGCCAAGGCCGTGACACTATTGAGGTCGCTTACCTAGACGGCATCGATACTCCCTACATTGAACAGCAAGATGGCTTTAGCATCGATGGCGTTGCCACTAAAGTGCGAATCGATGCGGGTGTGGCGCCGTTGGACCATCGTGGTTTGGTTAAGTCAACGGGAGTGTAA
- a CDS encoding phage portal protein, with protein sequence MSWLNNAIAKVSPNWALKREAALQSFEAIKGYEAAKKSRTHKANKESRGANQAVFAAGKSLREQARWLDENHDLSIGILDRMEERVVGAQGIVVEPQPRDLEGNILDDFADDLQRRFGSWSLKPDVTGRYSRPELERLVLRTALRDGEVFGQHVLGKVPKLIHPNEQGTPYSIEALEPDFIPYELNDVAKRIRQGLEVNGWGQVVNYHVLLDHPADQKGFRYKTKPVAKAKMLHLGLFKRLHQLRGVSLFHGIMTRLADIKDYEESERVAARISAALAFVIKRGDATMFNTSAAGTSNIQFGPGMTTELQPGEDIDTLESNRPNVHLVDFRNGQMKAAAAGTRGSYSSIARDYKGSYSSQRQELVEQDESNRIMQQWFCAGWSRPVYRNWLRMELLNRVDPLVLPVNLDIKTLYDAVYYGPTMPWIDPRKEAEGWEMMIAGNAATEAEWARARGRNPAEVKRQRKREVEYNRENEMVTANDPDPLLGENQREENSSSTSNARSNQQRRNAERTARERNDQQ encoded by the coding sequence ATGAGCTGGTTAAACAATGCAATCGCCAAAGTATCGCCTAACTGGGCGCTAAAACGTGAAGCAGCACTGCAAAGCTTTGAGGCGATAAAAGGCTATGAAGCCGCTAAAAAGAGTCGTACTCACAAGGCGAATAAAGAATCTCGGGGTGCCAATCAAGCCGTCTTTGCTGCAGGTAAAAGTTTACGTGAGCAGGCTCGTTGGTTAGATGAAAATCATGATTTGAGCATAGGTATTCTCGACCGTATGGAAGAGCGAGTAGTGGGCGCTCAAGGCATTGTTGTTGAGCCGCAGCCGCGAGATTTAGAGGGAAACATTCTCGATGACTTTGCCGATGATTTGCAACGTCGTTTTGGGAGCTGGTCGCTAAAGCCTGATGTGACCGGTCGTTATTCACGCCCTGAGCTTGAACGTTTAGTGTTGCGCACCGCACTGCGTGACGGTGAGGTATTTGGTCAACATGTGTTAGGCAAAGTACCAAAGCTTATCCACCCCAATGAGCAGGGAACGCCATATTCTATCGAGGCATTAGAGCCCGACTTTATTCCTTATGAGCTTAACGATGTGGCAAAACGTATTCGCCAAGGCTTAGAGGTCAATGGTTGGGGCCAAGTGGTTAATTATCACGTGCTACTGGATCACCCTGCAGACCAAAAAGGCTTTCGTTATAAAACCAAGCCAGTCGCTAAAGCCAAGATGTTGCACCTGGGTTTATTCAAGCGCCTGCACCAATTACGTGGAGTTAGCTTGTTTCACGGGATCATGACTCGTCTTGCTGACATCAAAGACTATGAGGAGTCTGAACGAGTTGCAGCGCGGATCTCTGCGGCGTTAGCATTTGTGATTAAGCGTGGTGATGCAACCATGTTTAACACATCTGCCGCCGGTACCAGCAACATTCAGTTTGGCCCAGGCATGACAACTGAACTACAACCTGGCGAAGATATCGACACGTTAGAGTCAAACCGTCCCAATGTTCACCTGGTCGATTTTCGTAATGGGCAAATGAAAGCCGCTGCAGCAGGAACGCGAGGCAGTTACTCATCCATAGCACGAGATTATAAAGGCAGCTACTCAAGTCAACGCCAGGAGCTAGTTGAGCAGGACGAATCAAATCGCATTATGCAGCAATGGTTTTGCGCTGGTTGGTCACGCCCTGTTTACCGTAACTGGTTACGCATGGAGTTGCTAAACAGGGTAGACCCCCTTGTGTTGCCTGTAAATCTCGATATCAAGACCCTTTATGATGCCGTTTACTACGGGCCAACCATGCCGTGGATTGACCCACGTAAAGAAGCCGAAGGTTGGGAAATGATGATAGCCGGTAATGCGGCAACGGAGGCTGAGTGGGCACGAGCCCGTGGCCGTAATCCTGCGGAAGTGAAACGCCAGCGTAAGCGTGAGGTGGAGTATAACCGCGAAAACGAAATGGTCACCGCCAACGACCCCGACCCATTACTTGGAGAAAATCAACGTGAAGAAAACTCATCTAGCACGAGTAACGCTCGCAGCAATCAGCAGCGGCGCAATGCTGAGCGCACCGCAAGGGAGCGCAACGATCAGCAATGA